From the genome of Candidatus Paceibacterota bacterium, one region includes:
- a CDS encoding lipocalin family protein, producing MTKQTNRSVQSGTFTMLRPVGLFLLGRGLVSSSTTSRGLDAPATAASVDLSRYAGRWYEVARLPTRLQMANEAALAEYGAPAISEARYEPLQVRRPDEKLPEINLQHYER from the coding sequence ATGACCAAACAAACCAATAGGTCGGTGCAATCCGGGACCTTTACCATGCTGCGTCCGGTTGGCTTATTCCTGCTCGGGCGTGGGCTGGTGTCCAGTTCCACCACCAGCAGGGGCTTGGACGCTCCGGCCACTGCGGCGTCGGTCGACCTCAGCCGCTACGCCGGCCGTTGGTATGAGGTCGCTCGGCTGCCGACGCGGCTGCAAATGGCGAATGAGGCCGCCCTCGCGGAATACGGCGCGCCTGCGATTTCAGAGGCGCGCTACGAGCCACTCCAGGTTCGTCGGCCAGACGAGAAGCTACCAGAAATCAACCTACAACATTATGAACGATGA